Proteins found in one Sporosarcina sp. FSL K6-3457 genomic segment:
- the tilS gene encoding tRNA lysidine(34) synthetase TilS codes for MDTFRQSIFRFIKDWSLITHGDRVLVACSGGVDSVALLHFLASHRDRMEIEVAAIHVDHMLRGEESAADGAFVEGVCATYGIPFFGGSVPVPDMIEQNGGNVQAVCRAGRYALFTEIMQYHRYNVLVTAHHAEDQLETVLMQVAKGGQPSGMPVKREVAGGVVVRPFLPVMKAELYSYVKEYELQFREDPSNESDAYMRNRYRHHIVPFMLTETPAAAKNVVKMAGWLQQDDDLLEMLAIEQFERIVEFTAEGLPAIDSGAFSDMHLALQRRVITLLLKYLYDGESIPVEYNSALISQLLHHVTSQNGNVFIDLPRGYRFMRAYSKLTFVRDTQFEETAIRKVFPKGSWTRWGNDVELYWTEVDDSNLELFMGVDDIMYFDLPDTDFPLYIKGREDGDRILLAGMDHPKRLSRLFIDGKVDFAERDRLPLIVTARGEICAVPGLRYGVAFSRNKTEQSHYIVLTRKC; via the coding sequence ATGGATACATTTAGACAGTCGATTTTCCGATTTATCAAGGACTGGTCACTGATTACACATGGAGACCGTGTGCTTGTTGCATGTTCTGGCGGCGTTGATTCAGTAGCGTTGTTACATTTTCTGGCTTCACATCGGGATAGGATGGAGATTGAAGTTGCCGCTATTCATGTCGATCATATGTTGCGGGGAGAAGAGTCGGCAGCAGATGGTGCTTTTGTTGAAGGGGTATGTGCAACATATGGCATTCCTTTTTTCGGTGGCAGTGTCCCAGTTCCTGACATGATTGAACAAAACGGTGGCAATGTACAGGCAGTATGCCGAGCTGGGAGATACGCATTATTTACGGAGATTATGCAATACCACAGATACAATGTCCTTGTCACTGCACATCATGCCGAAGATCAATTAGAAACCGTATTGATGCAAGTGGCGAAAGGTGGACAACCGTCCGGTATGCCTGTGAAGCGTGAAGTGGCGGGTGGCGTTGTTGTTCGTCCGTTCCTGCCTGTCATGAAGGCGGAGCTTTACTCGTACGTTAAGGAATATGAATTACAATTCCGCGAAGATCCGAGTAATGAAAGTGATGCCTATATGCGCAACCGTTACCGTCATCATATTGTCCCTTTTATGCTAACTGAAACCCCAGCCGCCGCCAAAAATGTAGTGAAAATGGCGGGTTGGCTTCAGCAGGACGATGATCTACTTGAAATGTTAGCGATAGAGCAGTTTGAAAGAATCGTCGAATTCACAGCAGAAGGACTCCCTGCTATTGACAGTGGTGCTTTTTCTGATATGCACCTGGCTTTACAAAGGCGGGTGATTACACTACTATTGAAGTATCTTTACGATGGGGAAAGTATACCCGTAGAATACAATTCCGCGCTAATTAGCCAGCTATTACACCACGTTACATCGCAGAATGGCAATGTGTTCATCGACCTTCCACGTGGTTATCGATTCATGAGGGCGTACAGTAAGCTGACGTTTGTTCGAGATACACAATTTGAAGAAACGGCTATTCGGAAAGTGTTTCCAAAAGGTAGCTGGACTCGTTGGGGAAATGATGTAGAGCTTTATTGGACCGAGGTGGATGATTCCAATCTGGAATTGTTCATGGGTGTAGACGACATAATGTATTTTGATCTGCCTGATACTGATTTCCCTTTATATATCAAAGGAAGGGAAGATGGGGATCGAATCTTGTTAGCAGGGATGGACCATCCGAAACGTTTGTCGAGATTGTTTATCGACGGCAAGGTGGACTTCGCTGAACGTGATCGATTACCGCTAATTGTCACAGCGCGAGGAGAGATTTGTGCCGTTCCAGGATTGCGTTATGGCGTAGCGTTTTCACGTAACAAGACAGAGCAGAGTCATTACATAGTTCTTACAAGAAAGTGTTAA
- the hpt gene encoding hypoxanthine phosphoribosyltransferase, translating to MLEKDIEEVLITEQQIEEKIHELGAVLTEEYQDKFPLAIGVLKGALPFMSDLIKRVDAYIELDFMDVSSYGNATVSSGEVKIVKDLNTSVEGRDVLIIEDIIDSGKTLSYLVELMKYRKANSIKIVTLLDKPTGRKVDLKADYVGFIVPDAFVVGYGLDYAEKYRNLPYIGVLKKEIYSF from the coding sequence ATGTTAGAGAAAGATATCGAAGAAGTGCTAATTACAGAACAACAGATTGAAGAAAAAATCCATGAGCTTGGTGCTGTTTTGACGGAGGAATATCAAGACAAATTTCCACTTGCCATTGGTGTACTAAAAGGAGCGCTTCCTTTCATGAGCGATCTTATTAAACGCGTTGACGCATATATTGAACTTGATTTTATGGATGTATCAAGTTATGGCAATGCAACAGTATCATCGGGTGAAGTGAAAATCGTCAAGGATTTGAACACGAGTGTCGAAGGGCGCGATGTGCTCATCATTGAGGATATTATTGACAGTGGGAAAACATTAAGTTACCTCGTCGAACTGATGAAATATAGAAAAGCAAACTCCATTAAAATTGTTACGCTATTGGATAAGCCGACAGGTCGAAAAGTAGATTTAAAAGCGGACTATGTTGGCTTTATTGTGCCGGACGCTTTCGTTGTTGGGTACGGGCTTGATTATGCAGAAAAATACAGAAACTTACCTTACATTGGCGTGTTGAAAAAGGAAATCTATTCTTTTTAA
- the cysK gene encoding cysteine synthase A has product MTLVGNSVADLVGKTPLVKLNRLVGPEDAEVYLKLEYFNPGSSVKDRIALAMIEAAEKSGELKEGSTIIEPTSGNTGIGLAMIAAAKGYKAVLVMPDTMSTERRNLLRAYGADLILTPGAEGMKGAIAKADELAKENGWYVPQQFNNAANPEIHRLTTGPEIADALDRVDAFVSGIGTGGTITGAGGVLKERFPDVKIIAVEPTDSPILSGGKPGPHKIQGIGAGFVPEVLDTKVYDEIALVTNDEAYDTARRAAREEGILGGVSSGAAIFVALQAAKKLGKGKKVVAILPSNGERYLSTPLYQFDEE; this is encoded by the coding sequence ATGACGTTAGTTGGAAACTCTGTTGCAGACTTGGTTGGAAAGACACCTCTTGTTAAATTGAATAGATTGGTTGGACCGGAAGATGCGGAAGTCTATTTGAAGCTTGAATACTTCAATCCAGGTTCTAGCGTGAAAGACCGAATTGCGCTAGCGATGATTGAAGCGGCTGAAAAGTCTGGAGAACTTAAAGAGGGAAGTACGATTATTGAGCCGACGAGTGGTAACACGGGAATTGGTCTTGCAATGATCGCTGCTGCTAAAGGATATAAAGCTGTACTGGTGATGCCGGATACGATGAGTACAGAACGTCGTAATCTATTGCGTGCATACGGTGCGGATCTTATTTTGACACCGGGTGCTGAAGGTATGAAAGGTGCTATTGCCAAAGCAGACGAATTAGCGAAGGAAAATGGCTGGTACGTACCGCAGCAATTTAATAATGCGGCCAATCCTGAAATTCATCGTTTGACAACAGGTCCTGAAATTGCAGATGCGCTAGATCGCGTGGATGCATTTGTTTCTGGTATTGGAACAGGTGGTACGATTACAGGAGCTGGTGGCGTCTTGAAAGAGCGTTTCCCTGACGTCAAGATTATTGCAGTTGAACCGACGGACTCACCTATCCTTTCTGGTGGTAAACCTGGACCGCATAAAATTCAAGGGATTGGCGCAGGATTTGTTCCAGAGGTGTTAGATACGAAAGTCTATGATGAAATTGCTTTAGTAACAAACGATGAGGCATATGATACAGCAAGACGTGCAGCACGCGAAGAAGGGATTCTAGGTGGGGTTTCATCTGGGGCGGCCATCTTTGTAGCACTGCAAGCGGCGAAAAAGCTTGGTAAAGGGAAGAAAGTTGTTGCGATCCTTCCATCGAATGGTGAACGCTACTTGAGTACACCACTTTATCAATTTGACGAAGAGTAA
- a CDS encoding type III pantothenate kinase has translation MILVLDTGNTNIVLGVYEQGQLKHHWRMETYRHRTEDEYAMAVKSLFTHVGITFGDVTGIIISSVVPPVMFPLEQMCRKYFNQKPLIVGPGVKTGLNIKYENPREVGADRIVNAVAAIHEYGDPLIIVDFGTATTYCYVNEKGEYMGGAIAPGIGISMEALFDRASKLPRIELTKPDHVVGKNTVAAMQAGIVYGYVGQVEGIVARMKAQSKGEPMVIATGGLADLIASETTVIDVVDNFLTLKGLHIIYERNM, from the coding sequence ATGATTTTAGTGTTGGATACTGGGAATACCAATATTGTCCTTGGGGTCTATGAGCAAGGGCAACTTAAACATCATTGGCGTATGGAAACGTACAGACATCGGACAGAAGACGAATATGCGATGGCGGTTAAATCGCTGTTTACTCACGTTGGCATCACTTTTGGGGATGTGACAGGCATTATCATTTCGTCGGTTGTGCCGCCGGTTATGTTTCCGCTGGAACAGATGTGTAGAAAGTATTTTAATCAGAAACCGTTGATTGTGGGTCCAGGTGTGAAAACGGGCTTGAATATTAAGTACGAAAATCCGCGTGAAGTGGGTGCCGATCGTATCGTTAATGCTGTTGCGGCTATCCATGAATATGGCGATCCGCTCATCATTGTCGATTTTGGAACAGCGACGACCTACTGTTATGTTAACGAAAAGGGCGAGTATATGGGTGGAGCGATTGCGCCTGGTATTGGGATTTCGATGGAGGCCTTATTTGACCGGGCATCTAAATTACCGCGTATTGAACTGACGAAGCCGGATCATGTTGTGGGGAAAAATACAGTAGCAGCTATGCAAGCGGGAATTGTCTATGGCTATGTTGGACAAGTCGAGGGGATAGTTGCCCGTATGAAAGCGCAAAGTAAGGGAGAGCCGATGGTGATTGCTACTGGAGGTCTTGCAGATTTAATTGCGAGTGAAACAACCGTTATTGATGTCGTCGATAACTTCCTGACGTTAAAAGGGCTTCATATAATTTATGAAAGAAACATGTAA
- a CDS encoding peptidyl-prolyl cis-trans isomerase — translation MKYGRNLEARPASSQKRKLKTKPLLLLIAILFAFNVLWFIGWLIPDADKKPKQTGEEVASVAGEPITREQWMTAMEAEIGRETLLELVNGKVMEAAAKQYAIDVSDQEIDLEVALIRSVDGRSYTGLDIEKMRQKIRSNLILEKVLTKDIVVEDDAIDEHYEENTSLYNISTAYRTAIIVVATKDEAEQAVDELSKGSSFDVLAKERSTDLASASLGGDIGYINMSTDAIDKNIVEVAIDMKPDSTSEVVALSDGTYAIIHVSEVVEGQTFKLDDVKDHIKRELALEQLPQSVSPEAFWDDFDAKWFYGK, via the coding sequence GTGAAATACGGTCGGAATCTTGAAGCGAGACCGGCAAGTTCGCAAAAGCGCAAACTAAAAACGAAACCACTTCTTCTGTTAATAGCCATCCTTTTTGCTTTTAATGTTTTATGGTTCATTGGCTGGCTGATACCGGATGCAGACAAGAAGCCGAAGCAAACAGGTGAAGAAGTGGCGTCGGTTGCTGGCGAGCCGATCACGAGAGAGCAATGGATGACTGCGATGGAAGCGGAAATTGGGCGTGAAACTCTTCTGGAACTTGTAAATGGCAAGGTGATGGAGGCTGCTGCGAAACAATACGCGATTGATGTCTCCGATCAGGAGATTGATCTTGAAGTTGCGCTGATTCGTTCGGTGGATGGACGCTCATATACTGGCTTGGATATAGAGAAAATGCGCCAAAAAATCCGTTCAAATTTAATTCTTGAAAAAGTGCTAACGAAAGATATCGTTGTTGAAGATGATGCGATTGACGAGCATTATGAGGAAAATACTTCTCTTTATAATATTTCGACTGCTTATCGAACGGCTATTATCGTTGTTGCGACGAAAGATGAGGCGGAACAGGCGGTGGATGAGCTATCGAAAGGTTCGAGTTTCGATGTTTTGGCTAAAGAGCGTTCAACGGATCTTGCTTCTGCTAGTCTTGGTGGAGACATTGGTTATATCAATATGTCGACGGATGCAATAGACAAAAATATTGTAGAGGTTGCGATTGATATGAAACCGGATTCGACAAGTGAAGTCGTTGCTTTGAGTGATGGAACGTATGCAATTATTCATGTCAGTGAAGTTGTAGAGGGTCAGACGTTTAAATTGGATGATGTAAAAGACCATATTAAGCGTGAACTTGCCCTTGAGCAGCTCCCGCAGTCGGTAAGCCCAGAAGCATTTTGGGATGATTTCGATGCAAAATGGTTTTACGGTAAATAA
- a CDS encoding anthranilate synthase component I family protein has translation MQGQQPVYTTAEMTKEQFFYAYKELAHNTDRHLLLESGRSGALCMAGVDPLVTLQALEGDKLQLVWRDGTEEVREGEPLELLNDFARVFEMDTIPALPDFQGGVMGFISYDYARRYEPIPVDTVDDLETPDLYFYLFDRWVVLDIQTETAYFMTLPNRDLDVESLKSEWLAAASEGLKKQVFLQGKATEISSASDDLAVAVTGPKFEQMVRDVQSYIASNDVVQVNLSVRQSRPLAAQPLAMYEALRSFNPSPYMASIGAPEFAVVSGSPELLLKKRGDELSTRPIGGTRPRGATDSEDAALKAELLANEKETGEHIMLVDLEKEDFERVCAPETVETDEFMVVEKYSHVMHLVSNVRGTAAAGISNADIIKGVFPGGSITGSPKLRTMEIIEELEPTRRGLYTGSIGWLGFNGDMELNIVIRTAYIKDGVAHIQAGAGLVADSVPEAEYIESLNKAKALWQAKAMAEN, from the coding sequence ATGCAAGGACAACAACCAGTGTATACAACAGCGGAAATGACGAAAGAGCAATTTTTCTATGCGTATAAAGAATTGGCACATAATACTGATCGTCATCTGCTCCTTGAAAGTGGGCGGAGTGGCGCGTTATGCATGGCTGGGGTTGATCCACTTGTGACGCTACAGGCGCTTGAAGGCGATAAATTACAGCTTGTTTGGCGCGATGGTACGGAGGAAGTAAGAGAAGGGGAGCCGCTGGAGTTGTTGAATGATTTTGCGCGGGTCTTCGAAATGGATACAATTCCAGCGTTACCGGATTTTCAAGGTGGGGTAATGGGTTTCATCAGTTATGATTATGCGCGTCGTTATGAACCGATTCCGGTAGATACGGTAGATGACCTAGAGACGCCAGATCTCTATTTTTATTTATTTGATCGGTGGGTAGTGTTAGATATACAAACAGAAACGGCTTATTTCATGACACTCCCGAATCGTGACTTGGATGTTGAGAGTTTGAAAAGTGAATGGTTGGCCGCAGCTTCAGAGGGATTGAAGAAGCAGGTTTTCCTACAAGGAAAAGCAACGGAGATTTCTTCGGCGTCTGATGATCTTGCGGTAGCTGTAACAGGCCCGAAATTTGAACAGATGGTGCGTGATGTGCAAAGTTATATTGCTAGCAACGATGTTGTGCAAGTAAATCTTTCTGTACGTCAATCAAGACCATTGGCTGCGCAGCCGCTTGCGATGTATGAGGCACTTCGTTCATTCAACCCATCGCCTTATATGGCGTCGATTGGTGCACCGGAATTTGCGGTCGTTTCAGGTTCACCTGAGTTATTGCTGAAAAAACGTGGGGATGAGTTAAGTACGCGTCCAATAGGTGGGACAAGACCTCGGGGAGCGACGGATAGTGAGGATGCTGCGTTAAAGGCAGAATTACTAGCGAATGAGAAAGAAACTGGCGAGCATATTATGCTGGTTGATTTGGAAAAGGAAGATTTTGAACGTGTTTGTGCACCGGAGACGGTGGAAACGGATGAGTTCATGGTTGTGGAAAAATATTCACACGTCATGCATTTAGTATCAAATGTTCGGGGGACTGCTGCAGCGGGAATATCGAATGCGGATATCATTAAAGGAGTTTTCCCAGGTGGTTCGATTACGGGTTCACCGAAGCTACGGACAATGGAGATTATCGAAGAATTGGAGCCGACGCGCAGAGGTCTATATACGGGATCGATTGGTTGGCTTGGTTTTAATGGCGATATGGAGTTGAATATTGTAATCCGCACGGCTTATATTAAAGATGGTGTTGCACATATTCAGGCGGGTGCTGGTTTGGTGGCAGATTCAGTGCCGGAAGCCGAGTATATCGAGTCGTTGAATAAAGCAAAAGCGTTATGGCAGGCAAAAGCGATGGCGGAAAACTAA
- the ftsH gene encoding ATP-dependent zinc metalloprotease FtsH: MNRILRYFLLYGLIFLAIMGIFSSLNKTNPNTQEIRYDELITALEKGEVRSLTLQPVQLVLQVKGEMEGYEKGETFITNTLNGNGIQEKIQSLAGETKTEIEILPAPATSAWVSFFTGLVPFIIIFILFFFLLNQAQGGGGGRVMNFGKSKAKLHTDDKKKVRFTDVAGADEEKAELVEVVDFLKDSRKFVEVGARIPKGILLVGPPGTGKTLLARAVAGEAGVPFFSISGSDFVEMFVGVGASRVRDLFENAKKNAPCIIFIDEIDAVGRQRGAGLGGGHDEREQTLNQLLVEMDGFGENEGIIIVAATNRPDILDPALLRPGRFDRQITVGRPDVKGREAVLQVHARNKPLDDTVNLKALAQRTPGFSGADLENLLNEAALVAARRSKLKIDMSDIDEATDRVIAGPAKTSRVISKKERNIVAFHEAGHVVVGLMLDDAEIVHKVTIVPRGQAGGYAVMLPKEDRYFMTKPELLDKISGLLGGRVAEEIVLGEVSTGAHNDFQRATGIARSMVTEYGMSDKLGPMQFGQSQGQVFLGRDFNSEQNYSESIAYEIDQEMQRIIKEQYARTKEILTENRELLDLIATTLLEVETLDAEQITHLKEHGTLPDRPYGRYGLDNLDEGAKAVDISKKEEDVVVADVTGAPKDPSIGDLTKESEPVELLKPLDEKRQD, encoded by the coding sequence ATGAATCGAATACTTCGATACTTTCTATTATACGGACTAATTTTCCTAGCAATTATGGGGATATTCAGTTCACTAAACAAAACAAATCCGAATACGCAAGAAATTCGGTACGATGAATTAATTACAGCGTTGGAAAAAGGTGAAGTAAGGTCATTAACTTTGCAACCAGTTCAACTTGTTCTTCAAGTTAAAGGTGAAATGGAAGGTTATGAGAAGGGCGAAACCTTCATCACAAACACTTTAAACGGCAATGGTATTCAGGAGAAAATCCAATCGCTTGCCGGAGAAACCAAAACAGAAATTGAAATTTTGCCAGCACCTGCAACGAGCGCATGGGTATCCTTCTTTACAGGGCTTGTGCCGTTCATCATCATCTTTATCTTGTTCTTCTTCTTGTTGAATCAAGCACAAGGTGGCGGCGGTGGCCGTGTCATGAATTTCGGTAAAAGTAAGGCGAAGCTGCATACGGATGACAAGAAAAAAGTTCGGTTTACAGATGTGGCCGGAGCAGACGAAGAAAAGGCGGAGCTTGTGGAAGTTGTTGACTTCCTAAAAGATTCACGTAAATTCGTTGAAGTTGGCGCACGTATTCCGAAAGGGATTCTACTAGTAGGTCCTCCAGGTACGGGTAAAACATTGCTAGCACGTGCAGTTGCAGGTGAAGCGGGTGTACCATTCTTCTCCATCTCAGGTTCTGACTTCGTAGAAATGTTCGTAGGTGTCGGGGCATCCCGTGTACGTGACCTATTCGAAAATGCGAAAAAGAATGCACCATGTATTATTTTCATCGATGAAATCGACGCGGTCGGTCGCCAACGTGGTGCTGGTCTTGGCGGTGGACACGATGAGCGTGAACAAACGTTGAACCAACTCCTTGTTGAAATGGATGGTTTTGGTGAAAATGAAGGCATTATCATTGTGGCGGCGACAAACCGTCCAGATATCCTTGACCCAGCACTTCTTCGTCCAGGGCGTTTTGACCGTCAAATTACAGTTGGTCGTCCGGATGTTAAAGGAAGAGAAGCTGTATTACAAGTGCATGCGCGTAACAAGCCGCTTGATGACACTGTTAACTTGAAGGCACTTGCACAACGTACACCAGGATTTTCTGGTGCGGATCTTGAAAACTTGCTAAACGAAGCAGCGCTTGTTGCGGCGAGACGTAGTAAATTGAAAATTGACATGTCAGATATCGACGAGGCAACAGATCGTGTTATTGCAGGTCCTGCGAAGACGAGCCGTGTCATTTCGAAAAAAGAACGCAATATCGTTGCGTTCCATGAAGCGGGTCACGTTGTTGTTGGGCTTATGCTTGACGATGCGGAAATCGTTCATAAAGTAACCATCGTTCCACGTGGGCAGGCAGGCGGTTACGCAGTTATGCTTCCGAAAGAGGATCGTTACTTCATGACTAAGCCAGAACTTTTGGATAAGATTTCAGGACTTCTTGGTGGTCGTGTAGCTGAAGAAATCGTTCTTGGTGAAGTTTCTACGGGAGCTCACAATGATTTCCAGCGTGCAACAGGTATCGCGCGCTCGATGGTTACAGAATACGGGATGAGTGATAAGCTTGGGCCGATGCAATTCGGTCAGTCTCAAGGGCAAGTATTCCTTGGACGTGACTTTAACTCTGAACAAAATTATTCTGAGTCGATTGCCTATGAAATTGACCAAGAAATGCAACGTATTATTAAAGAACAATATGCACGTACAAAAGAGATTCTTACGGAGAACCGTGAGTTGCTTGATTTGATCGCAACGACACTTCTTGAAGTTGAAACACTTGACGCAGAACAAATTACTCATCTAAAAGAGCATGGTACATTACCTGATCGTCCGTATGGCCGCTATGGCTTGGATAATTTAGATGAAGGTGCTAAAGCTGTAGATATTTCTAAAAAAGAAGAGGATGTAGTGGTTGCTGATGTAACTGGCGCGCCTAAAGATCCATCTATTGGCGACTTGACGAAAGAGTCTGAACCAGTAGAATTGCTTAAGCCGCTTGATGAAAAACGTCAAGATTAA
- the hslO gene encoding Hsp33 family molecular chaperone HslO, with translation MKDYLVKALAFDGTIRAYAVRSTEAVAEVQRRHAMWPTATAALGRSMTAAVMMGAMVKGEDKLTIKIDGGGPIGSMIIDANAHGEVRGYATNPQTHFDLNDQGKLDVRRAVGTDGLLTIVKDLGLRDFFTGQVPIVSGEIAEDFTEYFVVSEQVPSAVGLGVLVNPDNTAKAAGGFIIQVMPGATDETIGKLEERIANVEPISKLIDRGLTPEEILGEVLGAENVEILDRMDVTFTCNCSRERFGNAIIGLGEQEIQAMIDEDGKAEAHCHFCLETYEYPKEELEGFIREIRSES, from the coding sequence ATGAAGGATTATTTAGTAAAAGCATTAGCATTTGACGGGACAATTCGGGCGTATGCAGTCCGTTCGACGGAGGCGGTTGCTGAAGTACAACGTCGTCATGCAATGTGGCCGACAGCAACGGCTGCTTTGGGGCGATCAATGACTGCAGCTGTGATGATGGGTGCTATGGTAAAAGGTGAAGACAAACTAACGATTAAAATCGATGGCGGTGGGCCGATTGGTTCGATGATTATCGATGCAAATGCACATGGTGAAGTTCGTGGGTATGCGACGAATCCGCAAACGCATTTCGATTTGAATGACCAAGGGAAACTTGATGTGAGACGTGCGGTTGGAACGGATGGTTTGCTAACGATTGTTAAGGATCTTGGTTTACGGGATTTTTTTACCGGGCAAGTTCCAATAGTCTCTGGTGAAATTGCTGAAGACTTTACAGAGTACTTTGTTGTTTCGGAACAGGTGCCTTCTGCTGTTGGACTTGGCGTTCTTGTGAATCCAGACAATACGGCAAAGGCGGCTGGAGGATTTATCATCCAAGTAATGCCGGGAGCAACAGATGAAACGATTGGGAAATTAGAAGAACGCATTGCCAATGTCGAGCCGATTTCAAAATTAATCGACCGTGGTTTGACGCCGGAAGAGATTCTTGGTGAAGTACTCGGTGCAGAAAATGTGGAAATACTGGATCGAATGGATGTTACGTTTACATGTAATTGCTCGAGAGAACGATTTGGTAACGCGATAATCGGTCTAGGAGAGCAGGAAATTCAAGCGATGATTGATGAGGATGGAAAAGCGGAGGCGCACTGCCATTTCTGTCTAGAGACATATGAATATCCAAAGGAAGAATTGGAAGGTTTTATCCGTGAAATACGGTCGGAATCTTGA